The sequence TCACCTGTCGGCGTTTAAAAGAATGACGATGccataaatcacaattaaataTTATGTAAATGATGAGATTTATGAGTGTTTGGATGGATTGTTTCTTAGAACTCAGTAATAAACAATAAGTAGGCATTTTACTGGTTGACTGACTAGGTTTGCAGCACAGACTTCATCACCACGCTTTGATGAAACAGCTGTTCTAGTTAGATTCCGATTTAACTAAGCCGGATATTCAGGTTAAACATGGAAAAAACCCTGAGCTGAGTTTGATGAAACCCCCTCCTGGATAATGTCATTTACCGCTTTGATTTGAGCTCATTTCAAGCCTTGAAACGTCACAGGAGGGCGAGTGCAGGCTCAGATTCCTCGGGAATGCTTTTAAAGTCAGGCTATATTCTTACCTCACATGTTTGCCTTGAATGAGAACCTGCACGCACAGGTTCACCATGTTCCAGGATGTGCTGTTGTTGTAACGCATGAGGTTCAGAGCCATGGCCACGTGGGAATGGCAGTTGTCGAGGCACAGATTGTGCTGCGATTTAAAAGAATTATATATTGTTAGTGAACTGTGGACGGAGAAGCTTTGATTTAATACAGAATATCCTTGTGGCTCTTACCGGCCTGCATTTGTATTCCTCAGAGGCGTCATGTACTGCTTTGTCCCATGTAGCTGCACCATTACCACAGACTTTATCCACATCTAGCTTCCAATACCTGAAATATCATATCAATCAATCAGTGTGGCCAATTTAGGCTACGATACTGTGGGATTGATATGATACGAATGATCAACTCACTTTGTTGGTCTTCCAAAGCCCATGTTGTCTTCCTGAAAAGATCACATTACACATTAAAATAAGCTATTACTTTGATTCAATACAATGACACAGGTATACGTTGCTTTTTCATTCAATAATCCAGACcacttattttcttttatctgcGTTGGACTTCATCATTGtgacataaaaaaatgacataaatgtaGGTTCCAGCATTGAATATGATCGTATATGCACGTTATCtgaatgtttacatttattttgttaggTTAATATAATTTAACAGTGTATGGAAAGCCATTTGACCATACATTTGATATGTGATATGAAccatgtaaagcaaattcagccattttccatccatccatccatcttcaaacccacttattcctgtttttacagggtcgcgggggtctgccggtgccaatctccggctctcattgggcgctgggcgggggtacaccctggacagggcgccaatCCAttacagggcaacacagacaaacaaccacttcaaacattttcttctaaacacattaaataggtcataaatgtattccttgaaacatgaaaaaagccatttaaccgtttataatgtaattgtggagctagacttcacaaactgtgtttcaaatttctgtgttcaggatttaatgggcgggtcagagaTCATAGCCGCGTTATGTAACGGAGCCATCGTTAGCATAAACCCCACCCTGcggctgaagcacaccaaactacaccagcgggcgcaattcggccccgagccaaaaacaaaccacatattcggactcgggggaACAAAACgtgtccgctggtgccacatttacTGCGATTGTGTGTTTCGCCTCTAGCGGGCACAGTTCGGACTCTACCCGGgtgggatgcacatattcggactcgggcggagcagacctttccgctgacacgTCGTTTGGCccgatctgagcacttttggaagcactatcgacgctggagctgctttcacactgctctctcccatagacacagtacatGGAGGCGGCGCCCTTCCCACCGTGGGCGTGTTTCCagtgcctctaactgacaccCCCCCCCCAGTGTTTCGAGATTTTTGAGTCCTAAATGAATATACTTAGCGATTTTTGGCtaagtggtcaatgacacacgtttctgtggtgtgaaaaactcataacacacatttatttttgctgtacaTGGACTTAAAACTCTGTTAGTGCTAAAATTAGGAAAACCgcatttttcggactataaagtgcaccggattataaggcgcactatcaatgaatgggtctgactgggtctattttcatacataaggcggactataaggcgcacctgtttgttattattattattataattaagacgcattaagcgaaataaaatagtcagataagtcaaactttattcaattcattaacaataactctcaacattgttcaggtttaacacataaaatacagaacaatacactcactttttcagttcagtatgttgaagcacagtagttaatttcatacataaggcacactgtcaatttttgagaaaatgaaagaattttgagtgcgccttatagtccgaaaaatacggtacatcAGTATTACATTTCTGTTTACTAGTGCGTGAGTAcactgaagcaaaaaaaaagtgtcactagtagTACGCCTTAAATGGTAATGAGGGAGCAGGGAAATGCAGAATCTGGCTTGCCATtggattacaaaaatattccaaccaatcagagtcCTGGATATGGTTCTAATCACGTCTACTTAATTTGCAATAGGTCTActtgtactactagtgaatccttaacagaatagaatagaatagaatagcttTACTTGTGCTACTAGTAtactaaaaacagtctactacTACTAGTGAGATTTTGAGCGCACTAGTAGACAAAAATACTACTGAATGTTTTTGGCATACTAGTGAGGGAGGAGACCTTACTAGTGAAACCACATAATTTAGTGTTACTAGTaccagtagtactagtagacttaaGGAATGATACTAGTAAAAACTCAATGTTTTACCATACTAAAAGTATTGATACTACTAGCATACACAATAATACTTGTAGAAtgttttgcttcactagtactactagtgctTCACTTATGAAGTCTACTTGTGCACTAGTAAATCAAAACTGAGTACATGTAATCATAATCCGAGCACTAGTAGAGCTTTATTGTGGTTAATATCAAtgatatcaattttttttttttttgttttaataaagctGTGTTTGCTGCATTAGTAGAAAAATTATGAATATGTGCTTTGAAATGAAAGAATTGACATTTAAATGAGATAAAGGACATTTTTAATTTGCACTGCAAATGTAAAGATACAGTAACACTGCGATTTACATAACATAGCTTTTAACAAGccaataaaaaacagaaattatacagtattttaaggAGGACGTAAAGGGTAAAATCATAAAGATATGATATTAAATTGCAGGAATAAatcaaatacatatatttttttagtagatcagtgtttctttaATGAGATGGTGTGCAACACCATCCTAGTATGAGGATGTTCAGTGTGAGGGTATTATTTTTGTAGGGGAATAAAAGATAAATgcataaacaataaacatttaaacaatattttctCTTTAGTTTATGGGGGAAATAAGTTTATAACAGGATAATCCTCATTACACAGCCTGTCTTTGGTTGCAGTTTAAGGTTTTTACATATATTGTATTTATCTATTCATAGATTAATATTTACAGTCATGATATTTTTATGTCAAAAACATTTCAGTTTAACATTTAATAGGCAAAAATCATCATTCTATAATATTCCATGAATaagattttgttttttcccttCCTTTTTAGGGTAAACGTGAAGAATCACTAGAATCTgcatatgaaatatatttcattttgtgaTAACCGCAATATTTAGTCAACATTCGAATTAAACAATAAAGGTTTTCACTTTAGGGTTAATACTGactttacaacttttaactctGTGATGCAGTGATCAATAATACTGCACTCCTGCATAATAATATGAATTCCTGCTTTCTTAATCCAAAAGCATTACACACTCTGTAttatacacttgttttaccGTATTTGAGTTATTGTTtagaagtttggggaaatacatacatgactAACATCCAACAGTTATTTACAATGCAAAAAAGAGCCACGACACTGATACATAACGCAGGATACAAAGAACACACACGTGAATTAttcttaaaaacaccagatttaaaactcccagatctcatcaaactcaaaactgtccaaatgatttataaagcaaGTGAAGACGCACTTCCAAAAAGGTTCcagaaaagatttttagagagaAAAGGGGAACATAACttaagaggaaaactacatttcaagatcCAATATGCTAGAACAACACTGAAAAAGATGAGTATAATAtgaggggttaaattatggcactgcctaaaggatgaaataaaaacatcaacataaaccagtttaaaaagatttttaaatcatatatcattagtaagtataagaaagaagggCAACAATTTTACCgaggacagcaataatatataatatgtattagggctgggcgatatatcgaatatactcgacatatcgcagcttgtagtctgtgcggtgttgaaaatgaccataccgttaaactcgctgactttttttttttttttaaatatcttagtggcattatgcacaaaaggtgcacttaaatttagtgttgttttgaaatgtcatcttaatgacaacatgcacaaaagggcactatttgtttttaaaatattgtagtggcattatgtacaaaaagtgcactttaattttgtgttttgaaatgccatgtgagttgcatcctgcactaatgtcttgttttgaaatgtctctgtgacaattttgcacagaacgtgcactttctgttgacaattttatgtttgagccactcactgtttaataaatacagttatgtcaactttgacttagttgtgatatccccttttttgcatgaaagtttaaaattggcatatattaatgcagtatgatcaagaatgttttaatgtagacatatagaatcatcatactggtgtgattttgtgcatcaaagtgttaattcaagggtaatgcaaaatatcgagatatatatcgtgtatcgtgacatggcctaaaaatatcgcggtatttataaaaggccatatcgcccagccctaatatgtatataatggtataaaatactgtatattaacacttaaacatactaaaatgtttttttattaattcatatattgccactctaaatttaactgtgtcataaatatgaaatagtataatattaatattatgtacatgtcatatacattcatgtgcatgtaatgtatgtatatgtgtatatgtttgatgtgaatgtataaactgtaaatataaaACTGGTGCAGAATATATGCTGAatgtatattgtgaaaatagtaatataagttaAATATTTGTGTGCGTGTGGCGTTATGTAGATAAccttgtgtagttttgttgtgatggggtaggtacagtatatataagctCTGCTTCAACCTACACTCTTTTGGCTGAAGAATTGgacaattgagtgtttgttctgtactttttttgttttttgtttgcggAGACCGCAGagataaaatttaaaaaaatcaaaaatcaaacatgATAATGGTGGTATTTGGTGATGCATTAAAGCCGGTAAAACCACCGCAGGCCTATAATGTGAAACTACTGTAGACTATTGCTGTGTGTTTGCAGACAGGATTTATCTGAGCTtagtcaaacacacacacacacacacacacacacacacacacacacacacacacacacacacacacacacacacacacacacacacacactcacagacacaAAGTAGGATCCTGCGAAATCCCGGATGACCCCAGAGGACGTGCAGATGCCCATGTGACCGATGAAGGGGAGCACCCACCTGCAGgaagcatcatcatcatcatcatcatcatcacacaccGTGCATGAGATGCTCGATGCACATCTGAGTGTGCCACAGAGAGACAGTGATGTCTTTAAACCTGCGTCCATTGAGTGGACAGttaacatgcaaaataaaataataataataataataataataacaatatattatTAGCATGCTAAAGCTAAACTATCAGTAGCAGGGACTCACGACAGGAGGGGGATTGGTGTCCACACAATGCAGTACGGGTAACGGCTTAGTTTCCTCTCGGATTTGAGGAGATCACTGTGATAGTTCATCATTATGTCGACGTCGTCCGTCTCCGCCATCACAGCCTGGAGGAGGAATACCAGGGGGACGACGTAGTGACGTAAGCACGCACACTGCCGTCTGCAGCCGAAAGACGCTTAACGTCCCTGAACGCaacacagcttttttttttttaattatcatacaaacatacatagaCACTACTAAAACATACAATGACTGatcaaaacacaacattgacaagACAATGAAGaaccaaacaaaaatgaaactaaaaccaaaataaatcagaggtCCCTTCAAAAGACAAATTTACAATAATTTGGGAAATCTTAACAGTAGGTTTCAAATGGATTTCACAaacttattattttaaatatttgtaactAATTTGAAATCGCTTTTGTAGCTCAGAACCacactaaaacaaaaacatatttagaAGATGATTTAGGGATGATCGATACACAAAATTCACAAGATGAGGCGATACGCGATACTGGGCTGCATATCGATACGAGACGATAtttttggaaagagaaaaagacaacaataaaaaaataataataata is a genomic window of Gouania willdenowi chromosome 16, fGouWil2.1, whole genome shotgun sequence containing:
- the LOC114478614 gene encoding transmembrane protein 222-like — translated: MAETDDVDIMMNYHSDLLKSERKLSRYPYCIVWTPIPLLSWVLPFIGHMGICTSSGVIRDFAGSYFVSEDNMGFGRPTKYWKLDVDKVCGNGAATWDKAVHDASEEYKCRPHNLCLDNCHSHVAMALNLMRYNNSTSWNMVNLCVQVLIQGKHVSFAAFLKTWLPFLMLCGVLTTFILTFNLQ